In the genome of Mercurialis annua linkage group LG8, ddMerAnnu1.2, whole genome shotgun sequence, the window attattcttataatccttattttactattattgatattattattttactttattttattcatattatattattattattattattatcttactttattttattaatattaattttattattattattattcgcaTATTACACAACAATTGCTGGATTGTTATAAGGCCCACAAGTGACGACGGATCAAGTCCAGAGTTTATTCCACAAGTCAAACGACAGAATTTACAAgaaaaaacaatagaaaatacgggatattacacaaaCCCCTAAAACGCCCAGAAATGAGCAAAATCAAGACGATGCCTGAAGCGGGTTAAACTCAAAAAGAGAAGAACGAAGggagaaagagaaagaagatgCCCCACCTAAAAGAAAGCGACAAGAtagagatgcagggaaagagtaaccaaacaaaaaacaccaagaaggggAGGGCGAGTCCTCAGAATCGCCGTAGAAgagcaaagccacatatgtaGTAGAGGAAGATCTGGAAGAAAAGATTGTCAAAGCACTCAAAAAATTGAAGTCAGAAGAGCTCGATATAGACGATCTCAGGTTGAAGGGATCGCCCCTTTcacccgagatcatggaggaaaccattCCATATAGCATAAAGCTACCAGTCTTGCCAATCTTCAACAAagaaggagacccccgagatCATACTTCCAGATTCACAGccaccatggggctactcagtgTATCAGATGCTATTTTGTGCAGGGTTTTCCCAAACACACTCACTGGTACCGCCCAAAGGCTGTACAACAAACTGATACCAGGATCCATCAAGAGCTTCGCATCGCTTTTGAAAGAATTCATcaacagatatctcacaaacatcccagcaAAAACTACCACGAGCATCCTAAGACCATGCattcaagaagaaggagaaaccctaaGAAGCTatatcgaacgattcaacaagcaagctatgaagattgataacctgaacgtcgacatggcaaCCGAAGCATTGAGAGAAGGAACACGATTCAGAAAACTAGTAGACAAGCTGCTGGTCAACAAACCCACGACTTTCTCGAATCTGATGGGCATAGCCCAAAAATACTTCGAGCTAGACGGtgggcgaagggcgattcgtGGAAAAGAAGCGAAAGGAAAAGAGTCGaaagaaaaatccaaagagaAGTCGAAGTCAAAATCCGAAGATAGAAGAGGAAGGCCAAAAGAAAATAGGCGATTCGCCCCCCAAACAAGATACGAAACGAGGTATGACCCCAGAGACGATGAAAACAACTTCACACCATtgaacaccagccgaactaacgtcctcatgtggatcaaagaaaacgtcaaaaacgtagTATGGCGACCAAAGATGAAAGCCGATATAAGGGACACGAGAAAGTACTATAAATTTCACGAAGACTATGGACATGAAACAGACAGCTGCAGAGATTTGAAGATCGAAATTGAGAGAATGATCGACACAAGAGAATTAAGGAAATTCGTGGCCCGTAAAGAAAAaagcaatgacaagggagaaaagAGAAGCAGAGATGacaaagcaaaagaaaaagaagacgaACGCCCATTCAAAATattgggaaccatacacatgatcaaTGGAGGTGGACACAGCAGCTCAACGATTAGGAGAAAGCAAAGGAGAGAAGTGATGAACAtcagagaaactcacatgccaccGATAATCTTTGATGTTGAAGATTATGAACATgtcaaagcaccccacaacgatgcCTTGGTAGTGAATACTATCATTGAGAATTGGAACATGGAGAAAATCctaatcgatgaaggaagcgcagtgAATCTTATGACAAACGCGGCATACAAAATGCTTGGAGGAACCGCATCAAGGTTGCGCCGAGTCCCGATCCCactatcaggactcggtggccccTCCATCAATCCGTTAGTAGCAGTCACCCTGGAAGTGATAATCGGCCCAGATAGAGGAATCAACAAAAAGGTTATGTCACTATTTAATATAGTTGACATGGAGCTAACATACAATACCATCCTCGGAAGACCTTTCCTTCATGACTCAGCTGCAGTGACTAGCATAAGGGCATTGGCGATGAAAATACCAACCAAgaagggagtagtgacgctgagaggagatcATAATATAGCTAAGAAATGCTACGACGAGTCTGTGGTAGACCTCCAAGAAAATAAGACCGAGAAaaaggaagaataggaaagaAAAACGACCCATCGCTAGTAAAGATTTTATTTCTTACCCAATGGTGTCAAAACTATCTTTAATGTTTTGTATGcagtctttttatcaataaaagttcaattttcctACTATATGATTGGTCAGACGAATcactaaagaaacaaaaatcaagaaccgccatgaatgattaaatcaatGACGAACAATAACGAAAttatgagtttagattaactcagaaaaagGCAAACCcctaaaaaagagtttagattaactcaaaacaaaacaaaattatgagTTTAGACTAATTCAAAtgaaagagtttagattaactcggcCAAAACAAAAAGCGCTAAAGCGGGGATTAGATTAACTCCCGAGGCGAAACGACAAACTAAATCAAGTATCGACTCGgaaacattaaataaaacagAAGCGAAAACTTAATCCGATATTGAAGCAAAAAGAAGATATATTCATAAATCACAGATTACAAATATAAAACAagatacaaaaagaaaaaacaaaatctaTTTGGCACAATCCTTCGACATTTTATCAAGAAGATCACGAGCGATGACTTGaggatccaacccgttaactCCAGAAAAATCAATGTTTGGATTCTGCTCCAAAAGCTTCCTCCCAATAGCGAGGTGATACTCACTGATCAAAGCAGAataaaaagccttcgtatcaAGAAGACGAATATGAAGCCCTTCCACCTCAGATCTTAGCTTATTTATCTCTTCTCCAATAAGGGTATTGATCCGGATAAGCTCTTCGATCTCCCGAGTCAAGTCATTGGTTTTCTTCTCTATCACTTTGACCTAACGATCATTAATCGCACCCTGTGCCTTGAGCTGGGATAAAAGAAAATCGTGCTCTTCTAAAGAAGCTTTCAATTTCAGCCTCTCAGACTCAGACGTCGCCAGGAGAGAAGAaagacgctcgacctcctcctcagcACACTGGTGGCGATCATTCAACACCAAAATAGACTGGAGAGCCTATCATACAACACagaaaaacaaatcataaaatatatatatggaaAAATTGAATCTGAAAAGCAGTTTACTCAAATAATAATCAACTTACATAAAAGCCGTGAAAACAAGCAAGATCAGAGAGCTCCTTCCCTGGCCTGGAGCAGAACCAAGTAAtgtcatcaggaatcgccaaagtctTGATGTATTCCGCCAACACTCGAGCATTCAGCAAACTTGCTGGATCGTGACCTTCAACCCACTGCACCAAATAGAGAGCAGAAGAAGAACCTCTGGGAAGACTCTCCCTCGAAGGAGAGTCATTATTAACTCGACGCCTTttcctagacggagaatccaCCACATCTTGACTCGGTGAAATCTCTTCCGAATCCATAACAATCAACTCGCCCGAATTCACCTCCCCGGCCTCTTCCGGAATATCCAATGGAGCTGGAGGGGGAAGTGGAGCTATAACAGCCTCATCGCCTATCGGTTCTTCAATTGCATCGCCATCAGCTATGGCGATTACTCCGTCAGCAGCAAGCAACACTGCCTCGGCAAGAATTTCAGCAACTTCGGCGTCATCTCCCGGAATAGGCTCGGCAATGTGGGCTTCGAGACTACCCATTGGAACATCCAAATCTACTttaaatccggaaaggaaatcgtcagaagaagaagacatcctacaaaaagaaaaagaaacacaaaataaacttaaaaacattaaaaataccTTGAAGAAAGGAATAATGAAGATCCGCCAGGCCTCGAGAAAGAttctccaaaggaaaccatcgatgccgaagatgactattaaccaaAACGTCCAAAATAGGACGTTGAAAGACACTATGGAATGATAAATCAGAAGCAAGGATCGACtcagataaacttaaaggagacaaACAGCTTTGGACTCGATGAgtagaaaaaccatccgaaaaatgaagaaaagcaaaatgATGATAGACTATAAAGAAACGCCTGCGCCAGCGGTTGTTCAGACAAGGAAGATAAATAAGGGATCGCCCTACCAAGTGCAAACACGAAACAACCGTTGCACTTCCTAAAATCTACAAAATAATAAAGGACATTAAGAGAAGGGGCATGACCCAGAAGCCTACACGCTTCCACAAAGGCGAGCACCACTTTAATTGTTCCAGGATAGAGCTTCCCTAAGGCAACTCCTAAATCCCTACATACTTCTACCAAAAATGGATCTAAAGCAAAACCTAACACCAGCAGCGAACTGCTCTTCAAAAACAATCACCCTGTAGGATGAACCAGGGGAATCGGAAGCGGCCGtatcggcaccgggtaataCTACTCTATAGTCAAAAGAAAAActatacataaaataaatatcaaagaCTTCGCTCATACGAAGCCCGGATCTGGTGATGGCCATGGCGGTGCTGTTGGTGCAGCgagacgtgagggtccgaatcgtatatttcaattcaaaattggaattccaacaattcggatccagaaattgatcatatcaataacaaatggatcgtcgtatcatctagtaattaaagcacgcatctagaaaccgtaagaagaatacctatgtcgattctccaacgattcttgtagtcccgatagtacgacgacctcaagctcgtccacacgagtatgcgtccgattgaatcctcgccttgaagtaatctgcaagagtttctcttgccgagcaaccctaagctcaaactctcgcctcgattacgtctttgctaggatgtatgaaaaactttctccaagtttttctgtgattgatgactacttgaactccttcaaatatgctctcttaagtgtggtgtgtctAGAATGAGCAAcgacaacctctatttataggatagagctttgcttaagaatgcaacacctcacatgctaggtgtcacacaccaagcaaaggtgttgccaccattcgacacctcagaTGCTAgatgtcacacaccaagcataggtgttgccaccatctgacacatcacatgctaggtgtcacacatcaagcataggtgttgccaccttctgacacgtcggatgctaggtgtcacacacagatacatgacatcatcgtgacatcatcacatgacatcatcgtgacatcatcacatgacatcatcatgacatcatcacatgacatcatcacattaacttggataaaatataattaggtgcctactaatttataactcttacaaattagtccctaatttatacttgtttttcatcttagattaattttcgagatatgctagtatctatatgaaatcgatctctcgtaaactcaatcggttgcacaccctattgtgtgtgactaactaggttcgcatctatatggcaacgagagtcataagaaacgcctttcttatattaaataattaaatcccattaattattaattctcgtagatcgtgagtgacgtctagcaacatatcacgacccccaaatagatatgaatgtttcgatgcattctttatgaaccaatgttcataattaccgtacactcaaaattcccttcacctaagattccgatctcgactagtgtcacggttaagtcaaacactgtttgtcttaatcatataacctcatctcagttcttattcttgataaatatgacttccactagaaacaactttctaagtaagtaatatacacccgcgcatgttttatcatccatcaagaacaatttgagatagcatagaatcttttctccgttcatccggagtgataaatcctctcttggttaaacccctatctccatatacaactaactagagccaacacatcccgcgaccctagctcatgaaagatctagggataaggagtatcaaactctaatcacctatatacaagatagtgtcaccgcaagtcaaaggacatatgtacaattatgaactagatgacattaaattgactttgatgaaataccatgtataagtcatctagcgtcacttgttcgacccactcaacatcttgagtgtccacatgtttatcctgatctccatcaagtagtatgagactcactacttcctataattagtaactccttactaatcaagagaata includes:
- the LOC126661759 gene encoding uncharacterized protein LOC126661759, with product MKADIRDTRKYYKFHEDYGHETDSCRDLKIEIERMIDTRELRKFVARKEKSNDKGEKRSRDDKAKEKEDERPFKILGTIHMINGGGHSSSTIRRKQRREVMNIRETHMPPIIFDVEDYEHVKAPHNDALVVNTIIENWNMEKILIDEGSAVNLMTNAAYKMLGGTASRLRRVPIPLSGLGGPSINPLVAVTLEVIIGPDRGINKKVMSLFNIVDMELTYNTILGRPFLHDSAAVTSIRALAMKIPTKKGVVTLRGDHNIAKKCYDESVVDLQENKTEKKEE